A part of Gossypium hirsutum isolate 1008001.06 chromosome A07, Gossypium_hirsutum_v2.1, whole genome shotgun sequence genomic DNA contains:
- the LOC107953015 gene encoding transcription factor MYB61 yields MGRHSCCYKQKLRKGLWSPEEDEKLLRHITKYGHGCWSSVPKQAGLQRCGKSCRLRWINYLRPDLKRGTFSQEEENLIIELHAVLGNRWSQIAAQLPGRTDNEIKNLWNSCLKKKLRQRGIDPVTHKPLSEVENGGEDSKSQPTNSLDMATSGASAELNLNTDNPKAGPPSVTAHHFQLEIEGSPCSNTINSSNNSSKDLFMDSQPSDLVGHFPIQQLNYASNARLSSTTSNPTLWFTQTSKSFDINSEFPSTSMSALLPPLTSSFLSAPVVFKPSDTPSIPSFTHINGSRYWETGASANNSNSSSSTELQSNNSFFENNSYSWGLTDCSTSEKEAPNPIHFMETQADEIKWPEYLNNPLLMAAALQNQTPQSFCNIEIKSETDFFTNTSSNTVWSLNQQQQQQQQQQAALQNSDMCAKDIQRLTAAYGHI; encoded by the exons ATGGGGAGGCACTCTTGCTGTTACAAGCAGAAGCTAAGGAAAGGTCTTTGGTCACCTGAAGAAGATGAGAAGCTCTTGAGGCATATTACAAAGTACGGTCATGGTTGCTGGAGTTCTGTACCTAAACAAgctg GTCTGCAGAGGTGTGGAAAGAGTTGCAGACTAAGGTGGATTAATTACTTGAGGCCTGATTTAAAGAGAGGCACATTCTCTCAAGAAGAAGAGAATCTCATAATTGAACTTCATGCAGTTTTGGGGAATAG GTGGTCCCAAATCGCTGCACAATTACCAGGAAGAACCGACAATGAAATTAAGAACCTATGGAACTCTTGCCTAAAGAAGAAGCTTAGGCAGAGAGGCATTGACCCTGTCACCCACAAACCCCTCTCAGAGGTTGAAAATGGTGGTGAAGACAGCAAGAGTCAACCCACAAATAGCCTGGATATGGCAACTTCAGGTGCATCTGCTGAACTGAACCTCAACACCGACAATCCTAAAGCAGGACCACCGTCGGTCACTGCACACCATTTCCAATTGGAAATAGAAGGCTCCCCTTGCTCCAACACAATCAACAGCAGCAATAACAGTAGCAAAGACTTGTTCATGGACAGCCAGCCATCTGATTTGGTGGGGCATTTTCCAATTCAGCAATTGAATTATGCATCCAATGCTAGGCTCTCCTCCACAACCTCAAACCCCACTCTCTGGTTCACCCAAACCAGTAAATCTTTCGATATCAATTCTGAATTCCCTTCAACTTCCATGTCTGCCCTTCTCCCACCATTGACCTCTTCTTTTCTCTCTGCTCCTGTGGTGTTCAAGCCCTCTGATACCCCTTCAATCCCCTCCTTCACTCATATCAATGGGTCCCGATATTGGGAAACGGGTGCCTCCGCTAATAACAGTAACAGCAGCAGCAGCACTGAGCTACAAAGCAACAATTCCTTCTTTGAGAACAACAGTTACTCATGGGGATTGACCGACTGTAGTACATCAGAGAAAGAGGCTCCAAATCCAATCCATTTTATGGAAACCCAAGCAGATGAAATTAAGTGGCCAGAGTATCTCAATAACCCATTGTTAATGGCGGCTGCTTTGCAAAATCAAACCCCACAGTCCTTCTGCAATATCGAGATAAAATCAGAAACAGATTTCTTCACTAATACTTCATCAAACACCGTGTGGTCTCTTAAccaacagcagcagcagcaacagcAACAACAAGCAGCTTTACAAAATTCCGATATGTGTGCGAAGGACATCCAAAGACTTACAGCAGCTTATGGACATATTTAG